In Desulfatiglans anilini DSM 4660, the following proteins share a genomic window:
- the pgi gene encoding glucose-6-phosphate isomerase — translation MLPKIDPTRTNAWRKLARHFELVEPLHMRDLFKQDPRRFEKFSIRFDDILVDYSKNRITEETLALLFELAEEVRLKDAVASLFSGERINETENRPVLHMALRNRPDQPVRVDGRDVMPEVDAVLRKMARFSEAVRGGAWTGYTGRRVTDIVNIGIGGSDLGPLMVTECLRPYAQRGLNVHFVSNVDGTHLVETLRTLDPETTLFMIASKTFTTQETMTNAYSARAWFLEKAGDPGHVARHFVALSTHAEKVRAFGIDPENMFVFWDWVGGRYSLWSAIGLSIACSVGFDRFRELLDGAYAMDRHFQETAFAENIPVILALLGVWYNNFFGAETHAILPYDQYMHRFPAYFQQGDMESNGKSVDRSGRPAGWQTGPILWGEPGTNGQHAFYQLIHQGTKLVPADFLAPAVSHNPIGEHHAILLSNFFAQTEALMNGKTREEAAAELRREGKDEAEVEALSAYKTFEGNRPTNSILFRQLTPRVLGSLIAMYEHKIFVQGVIWNIFSFDQWGVELGKQLAKRILPELEGGDSIGSHDASTNGLINAFKKMRNSRPD, via the coding sequence GTGCTGCCCAAGATCGATCCCACCCGGACGAATGCCTGGCGGAAGCTCGCGCGGCATTTCGAGCTGGTCGAGCCCCTCCACATGCGGGACCTCTTCAAACAGGACCCCCGCCGTTTCGAAAAGTTCTCCATCCGATTCGACGACATCCTGGTCGATTATTCCAAGAACCGGATCACCGAAGAAACCCTGGCGCTGCTCTTCGAACTCGCGGAGGAGGTCCGCCTGAAAGACGCGGTCGCGAGCCTTTTCAGCGGCGAGCGGATCAACGAGACCGAGAATCGCCCGGTGCTCCACATGGCCCTGCGCAACCGCCCCGACCAGCCGGTTCGGGTGGACGGGCGGGATGTCATGCCGGAGGTGGACGCGGTGCTCCGCAAGATGGCGCGTTTTTCGGAGGCGGTCCGCGGGGGCGCCTGGACGGGATACACCGGGCGGCGCGTGACCGACATCGTCAACATCGGCATCGGCGGATCCGACCTCGGGCCGTTGATGGTGACGGAGTGCCTGCGCCCCTACGCGCAGCGGGGGCTGAACGTGCACTTCGTCTCGAACGTCGACGGCACCCATCTGGTCGAGACCCTCCGTACCCTCGACCCGGAGACCACCCTCTTCATGATCGCCTCCAAGACCTTTACCACCCAGGAGACGATGACCAACGCCTACTCGGCGCGTGCGTGGTTCCTCGAGAAGGCCGGCGATCCGGGGCATGTCGCGAGGCATTTCGTGGCGCTTTCGACCCATGCGGAAAAGGTGCGGGCCTTCGGGATCGATCCGGAGAACATGTTCGTCTTCTGGGACTGGGTCGGCGGCCGCTACTCGCTCTGGTCGGCCATCGGGCTTTCGATCGCTTGCTCCGTGGGCTTCGACCGGTTCCGGGAGCTCCTGGACGGCGCCTATGCCATGGACCGGCACTTTCAGGAAACCGCTTTCGCAGAGAACATCCCCGTGATCCTCGCGCTCCTCGGGGTCTGGTACAACAATTTCTTCGGCGCCGAAACGCACGCCATCCTGCCTTACGACCAGTACATGCACCGATTCCCCGCCTATTTTCAGCAGGGCGACATGGAAAGCAACGGCAAGTCGGTCGACCGGAGCGGCAGGCCGGCCGGCTGGCAGACCGGCCCGATCCTCTGGGGCGAGCCGGGGACGAACGGGCAGCATGCCTTCTACCAGTTGATCCACCAGGGCACCAAGCTGGTGCCCGCCGATTTCCTGGCACCGGCCGTAAGCCACAATCCGATCGGAGAACACCACGCGATCCTGCTGTCCAACTTCTTCGCCCAGACCGAGGCCCTCATGAACGGCAAGACCCGCGAGGAGGCTGCAGCCGAGCTCAGGCGCGAGGGGAAGGATGAAGCGGAGGTCGAGGCGCTGTCCGCCTACAAAACCTTCGAGGGCAACCGCCCCACGAATTCCATCCTCTTCCGGCAGTTGACCCCGCGGGTCCTGGGGAGCCTGATCGCGATGTACGAGCACAAGATCTTCGTCCAGGGCGTTATCTGGAACATCTTCAGCTTCGACCAGTGGGGCGTGGAACTCGGCAAGCAGTTGGCGAAGAGAATCCTCCCGGAGCTCGAAGGCGGGGATTCGATCGGCAGCCACGATGCCTCTACAAACGGCCTGATCAACGCCTTCAAGAAAATGCGCAACAGCCGCCCCGACTGA
- a CDS encoding TolC family protein codes for MGPGSILAGRGLIAYVQGLVFGVLLLAGGIGWAEEAASSEASFGMPDLNGYIEAALLANGEIHAAEENWRAAVQRAEQAGAPPDPRFSYGYYVTPVETRVGPQRHRFALAQTFPWFGRLSLKERQAVLEAEAVRIRIEEAQANVIRRVKDAYFEYAYAGRAIAVARGNIELLRYLERVTEDRYKAGLSSYAQFLRIQVELARLEDRLRSLEDLLLPLQARLNAAMSRPSTDPLPLPDEIPILIADRTDAEIAAALAEGNPELRALQIRAEAASTGADFARKGFFPDVTLGLEFIQTDKARVGNPDRNGDDPLVATVSFNIPLWFDARKAAVEEARSRAASLKRQNTGAYDRLSAALQLALFKYRDAGRRISLFRNSLLPKAEQGMAATLDAFQTGGQSVLDLIDAERTLLEFQLSYLRAVADQGQYLAEMESLLGQEIPCRVQGAPVHLPGLERAKDGDGQPAGSVR; via the coding sequence ATGGGTCCAGGCTCGATTTTGGCTGGAAGAGGGCTGATCGCATACGTCCAGGGCCTCGTGTTCGGCGTGCTGCTGTTAGCGGGCGGCATCGGCTGGGCAGAGGAAGCGGCTTCATCGGAGGCGTCTTTCGGGATGCCCGACCTGAACGGGTACATCGAGGCGGCGCTCCTCGCCAATGGGGAGATCCACGCGGCCGAGGAGAACTGGCGGGCTGCGGTTCAGAGGGCCGAGCAGGCTGGGGCCCCGCCCGATCCGCGGTTCAGCTACGGCTACTACGTTACACCGGTCGAAACCCGCGTGGGGCCGCAGAGGCATCGGTTCGCGCTGGCTCAGACCTTTCCTTGGTTCGGCAGGCTTTCGTTGAAAGAGCGGCAGGCCGTGTTGGAGGCCGAGGCGGTGCGAATCCGGATCGAAGAAGCGCAGGCGAACGTCATCCGGCGGGTGAAAGACGCCTATTTTGAGTACGCCTATGCAGGCCGGGCGATCGCAGTCGCCCGCGGGAACATCGAGCTGCTGCGCTACCTCGAACGGGTGACGGAGGATCGCTACAAGGCCGGGCTTTCTTCCTACGCCCAGTTTCTGAGGATTCAGGTGGAGCTTGCCAGGCTGGAGGACCGCCTGCGATCCCTCGAGGATCTCCTTCTGCCGCTTCAGGCGCGTCTGAACGCCGCCATGAGCCGCCCCTCGACAGACCCTCTGCCCCTGCCGGACGAGATCCCGATCTTGATCGCCGACAGGACGGACGCGGAGATCGCGGCGGCCCTCGCCGAGGGAAACCCCGAGCTGCGCGCCCTCCAGATCCGGGCCGAAGCCGCATCGACCGGTGCCGACTTTGCCCGGAAGGGCTTCTTTCCCGATGTCACCCTCGGGCTCGAGTTCATCCAGACGGACAAGGCCCGTGTCGGCAACCCCGACCGGAACGGCGACGATCCGCTCGTCGCCACCGTTTCGTTCAACATTCCGCTGTGGTTCGATGCACGCAAGGCTGCGGTGGAGGAGGCCCGAAGCCGGGCGGCATCGCTCAAACGACAGAATACGGGCGCCTATGACCGGCTCAGCGCCGCTTTGCAGCTGGCGCTTTTCAAGTACCGGGACGCGGGCCGCAGGATCTCGCTTTTCAGGAACAGCCTTCTCCCCAAGGCGGAGCAGGGCATGGCCGCAACCCTCGACGCCTTTCAGACCGGGGGTCAGTCGGTTCTGGACCTGATCGATGCCGAGCGCACCCTCCTCGAGTTTCAGCTCTCCTATCTGCGCGCCGTGGCGGACCAAGGGCAGTACCTGGCTGAGATGGAAAGCCTGCTGGGGCAGGAGATCCCGTGCAGGGTGCAGGGCGCCCCGGTCCATCTTCCCGGGCTCGAGCGGGCAAAAGACGGGGATGGTCAGCCGGCAGGATCCGTCCGGTAG
- a CDS encoding YHS domain-containing protein: MIRPGKVLAVLAVFFFVFGVLPAAAEVKQEKCPIMGYKPTEKLFVDYQGKRIYFCCASCPETFMKDPDTYLQKMREEGIFLEDSPDAVPGRGPGDESKGDLKGGR; this comes from the coding sequence ATGATACGACCAGGAAAAGTCCTTGCGGTTTTAGCGGTGTTTTTTTTCGTCTTCGGCGTTTTGCCTGCGGCAGCGGAAGTCAAACAGGAGAAGTGCCCCATCATGGGGTACAAGCCCACGGAGAAGCTCTTTGTGGACTATCAGGGGAAGCGCATCTATTTCTGCTGTGCGAGCTGCCCTGAGACGTTCATGAAGGATCCCGACACCTATTTGCAAAAGATGCGGGAGGAGGGAATCTTCCTGGAAGACAGCCCGGATGCCGTTCCAGGGAGAGGCCCCGGAGACGAATCAAAAGGGGATTTGAAAGGCGGCCGCTGA
- a CDS encoding efflux RND transporter periplasmic adaptor subunit, with protein MNEERGKTRGRFAGRRAGAVLALILAGGLLGWGAAMWLMPDELHQAAREAPAEREQVHAGGEAATIWTCSMHPQIQLPEPGKCPICFMDLIPLKQETSEGSARSLREIRLSESARRLAQVQTSPVIRRTPDVETRLSGEVVYDETRLGEITARVGGRIDQLYVDYTGAFVQKGRPMAEIYSPELYAAQSEFIQAVKSLSDLPENGLQLIRDSARRTADAAREKLRLLGMTRPQVDALAERGRPSEHVTLYAPLTGVVIRREVTEGVYVATGSPVYTVADISRVWVMLDAYESDLPWVRPGAEVQFRTEAVPGRSFSGKVVFIDPFLDERTRTARVRLEAENPDLRLRPGMIVRAVQRVEAAAASEGEAPLLIPASAPLLTGKRAVVYVALPGGEGLYEGREVVLGPRAGDWYVVREGLREGEEVVTRGAFRLDSALQIQAKPSMMAPEPGAAPAGGHDHAMEGPERGMPGAGSRWPVSAPAEAELRSLIEDAGALEGLLASGDLNAARVAFKGIHERIGAIADEGPEGEGGLLWREWTMLIRNDSLLGSEAVDLGEARFLHSELSRHMARLAERLGPAAGEAPPGHPDVPHAFRRQLGDLVMAYVPVSEALAADDAEGARKRVHALLEVFREVDGGVLPGPARGVWEDAARRIEKGIHGMHGAEAIDDLRSAFEPVSSGLIAAVAALGVVMDQPVFEVFCPMAFEDRGASWLQLDEQVRNPYFGAAMLACGEVKRRVDQP; from the coding sequence ATGAACGAGGAACGGGGAAAGACCCGGGGGCGTTTTGCCGGACGCCGGGCTGGAGCGGTCCTGGCTTTGATCCTGGCAGGCGGCCTCCTCGGCTGGGGAGCGGCGATGTGGCTCATGCCGGATGAGCTGCACCAGGCCGCCCGGGAAGCGCCTGCCGAGAGGGAACAGGTCCATGCGGGTGGCGAGGCGGCCACCATCTGGACCTGCTCCATGCACCCGCAGATCCAACTCCCTGAGCCGGGGAAGTGCCCGATCTGCTTCATGGACCTGATCCCGCTCAAACAGGAGACCTCGGAAGGCTCCGCCAGGAGCCTCCGGGAGATCCGCCTCTCAGAAAGCGCCCGCAGGCTCGCCCAGGTCCAGACATCGCCTGTCATCCGAAGGACACCTGATGTGGAAACACGCCTCTCCGGGGAGGTGGTCTACGACGAGACCCGGCTCGGGGAGATCACCGCGAGGGTGGGCGGACGGATCGACCAGCTTTACGTGGATTACACCGGCGCCTTCGTCCAGAAAGGCCGGCCCATGGCGGAGATCTACAGTCCGGAGCTCTACGCCGCGCAGTCGGAGTTCATCCAGGCGGTGAAAAGCCTGTCGGATCTGCCGGAAAACGGTCTGCAACTGATCCGCGACTCGGCCCGTCGCACCGCCGATGCCGCACGTGAAAAGCTGCGTCTCCTGGGGATGACGAGGCCCCAGGTGGATGCGCTCGCCGAACGCGGCAGGCCCTCGGAGCATGTCACCCTCTATGCCCCTCTGACCGGGGTCGTCATCCGGCGGGAGGTGACCGAAGGGGTGTATGTGGCTACGGGGAGCCCTGTTTACACGGTCGCCGACATCTCGCGGGTCTGGGTGATGCTCGATGCCTACGAATCCGATCTTCCGTGGGTGCGCCCGGGGGCTGAGGTGCAGTTTCGGACGGAGGCCGTTCCGGGCCGGTCTTTCAGCGGCAAGGTAGTGTTCATCGATCCCTTCCTCGATGAGCGGACGCGCACCGCTAGGGTGCGACTCGAGGCGGAAAACCCGGATCTCCGGCTGCGGCCGGGAATGATCGTGCGGGCGGTGCAGCGGGTCGAAGCCGCGGCCGCTTCAGAGGGTGAGGCGCCCCTCCTGATCCCGGCTTCGGCCCCGCTCCTGACCGGAAAGAGAGCGGTCGTGTATGTGGCGCTCCCGGGCGGGGAGGGGCTTTACGAGGGGCGCGAAGTGGTCCTCGGGCCGCGGGCCGGGGACTGGTACGTGGTCCGGGAAGGGCTGAGGGAAGGGGAAGAGGTGGTGACGCGCGGGGCCTTCAGGCTCGACAGCGCCCTGCAGATCCAGGCCAAACCGAGCATGATGGCCCCGGAGCCGGGTGCGGCACCGGCCGGGGGGCATGACCACGCCATGGAAGGTCCTGAGCGAGGAATGCCGGGAGCCGGGAGCCGCTGGCCTGTCTCCGCTCCGGCGGAAGCGGAGCTCCGGTCGCTGATCGAGGACGCGGGCGCCCTGGAGGGCCTGCTGGCATCCGGAGACCTGAACGCCGCCAGGGTCGCCTTCAAGGGCATCCACGAGCGCATCGGTGCGATCGCCGATGAGGGGCCGGAGGGCGAAGGCGGGCTCCTGTGGCGTGAATGGACCATGCTGATCCGCAATGACAGCCTCCTCGGTTCCGAGGCGGTGGACCTGGGGGAGGCCCGGTTCCTCCACAGCGAGCTTTCCCGGCACATGGCCCGACTGGCGGAGCGCCTGGGACCGGCGGCCGGCGAGGCGCCCCCCGGGCATCCGGATGTGCCTCACGCCTTTCGCCGACAGCTCGGGGATCTGGTCATGGCCTATGTGCCGGTCTCCGAGGCCCTCGCCGCCGATGATGCCGAAGGCGCCCGAAAGAGGGTCCACGCCTTATTGGAGGTCTTTCGGGAGGTTGACGGAGGCGTGCTCCCCGGGCCTGCCCGGGGCGTCTGGGAGGATGCCGCTCGGAGGATCGAGAAGGGGATTCACGGGATGCACGGCGCGGAGGCGATCGATGATCTTCGCAGCGCCTTCGAGCCGGTCTCGAGCGGTCTCATCGCAGCGGTTGCCGCTCTGGGGGTCGTGATGGACCAGCCCGTCTTCGAGGTTTTCTGCCCCATGGCCTTCGAGGATCGAGGCGCGTCGTGGCTCCAGTTGGACGAGCAGGTGCGGAACCCTTATTTCGGCGCTGCGATGCTCGCCTGCGGTGAGGTGAAACGGCGCGTCGACCAACCCTGA